In one Aeromicrobium wangtongii genomic region, the following are encoded:
- a CDS encoding alpha/beta hydrolase, translating into MTNSPRLIAVSEPRHAEAVVLVLHGGASRRDNPMVSPTQLSVLRMIPVAKRIARADPRRLAVYRLLNSTRGWDASHTPVDDVHWAIDQLHEGFGSGLPVGLVGHSLGGRAAILAARRPEVSSLVALNPWVYPADGAVDLTGRRVLIVHGTDDRIASPANAAAAARGLGQTADVSFVRVAGAKHAMLRRGREFERLAADFCAATLLGDRTPRGVVAKALAGESPIDI; encoded by the coding sequence GTGACCAACAGCCCCCGCCTCATCGCCGTCTCGGAGCCGCGACACGCGGAGGCGGTCGTGCTGGTGCTGCACGGCGGGGCCAGTCGTCGGGACAACCCGATGGTCAGCCCCACCCAGCTGTCGGTCCTGCGCATGATCCCGGTCGCGAAGCGGATCGCGCGAGCCGATCCCCGGCGGCTCGCGGTGTACCGGCTGCTCAACTCCACGCGGGGCTGGGATGCCAGCCACACACCCGTGGACGACGTCCACTGGGCGATCGACCAGCTGCATGAGGGCTTCGGCTCCGGCCTGCCGGTCGGACTGGTCGGGCACTCCCTGGGCGGGCGCGCCGCGATCCTGGCGGCCAGGCGGCCCGAGGTCAGCAGCCTCGTCGCCCTCAACCCGTGGGTCTATCCGGCCGACGGGGCAGTCGACCTGACCGGGCGCCGGGTGCTGATCGTCCACGGCACGGACGACCGCATCGCGTCGCCCGCGAACGCCGCCGCCGCCGCGCGAGGGCTGGGGCAGACCGCGGACGTCTCCTTCGTCCGGGTTGCGGGTGCCAAGCACGCGATGCTGCGGCGTGGCCGCGAGTTCGAACGGCTCGCAGCGGACTTCTGCGCTGCGACGCTGCTGGGCGACCGCACGCCGCGTGGCGTCGTGGCCAAGGCGCTGGCCGGTGAGTCGCCGATCGACATCTGA